From the genome of Colletotrichum destructivum chromosome 10, complete sequence, one region includes:
- a CDS encoding Putative major facilitator superfamily, MFS transporter superfamily gives MDRTSQDPEKAGFEHADDIRTSSLNESQDIDIDAGFTPEEQRKIIRRIDRRLVVTVGAMYCVSLMDRTNLSAAAIAGMTKELSLQIDNRYGIASLLFFIPYIIFQPPSTIVVRKIGPRLHLGGLTLLWGGVMIGMGFSRKYTHLYACRILLGVLEAGFFPSCVYLLSTWYTRYEVGKRYSVFYLLGCVASAFAGILAYGLMQMNGQQGLTGVLTCVLGLAGYWLLVDFPDSKRKDWSFLGERERAWIVARVNRDRGDAHMPAFNLRRFLSAGADWRIWAYAMIFFNTTTVSYALAYFLPIILQINMGFDVGAAQCLVAPPYAFAGFVMFGTAWLGDKMKFRGPVILINMLFCIVGLPIMGFHSSAAVRYFGVFLTTAGANSNVPAVMAYQANNIRGQWKRAFCSATLVSFGGIGGIAGSLLFREQDKPHYRPGMYACIACSLLTVILVSLLTLDAYFKNKKADRGETELEADDEGAQRGFRYTY, from the exons ATGGATCGAACCTCCCAGGACCCCGAGAAGGCGGGCTTCGAGCACGCCGACGATATCAGGACCAGTTCCCTCAACGAATCCCAAGATATCGATATCGATGCCGGCTTCACGCCCGAGGAGCAACGAAAGATCATCCGCCGTATCGATCGCAgactcgtcgtcaccgtGGGCGCCATGTACTGCGTCTCGCTGATGGACCGGACGAACCTGTCAGCCGCTGCCATTGCGGGCATGACCAAGGAGCTGTCTCTTCAAATTGACAACAGATAT GGCATcgcctctctcctcttcttcatcccgTACATCATTTTCCAGCCGCCCTCGACCATTGTCGTCCGCAAGATCGGTCCCCGTCTTCACCTCGGCGGTCTCACCCTCTTGTGGGGTGGCGTCATGATCGGCATGGGGTTCTCGCGCAAGTACACCCATCTGTACGCCTGTAGAATCCTGCTCGGCGTTCTTGAGGCCGGCTTCTTCCCCAGCTGCGTCTACCTCCTCAGCACATGGTACACTAGAT ACGAAGTCGGCAAGCGATACTCGGTCTTCTACCTCCTCGGCTGCGTTGCGTCTGCTTTCGCTGGAATTTTAGCCTACGGGCTTATGCAGATGAACGGTCAGCAGGGCCTCACAG GTGTGTTGACGTGCGTGCTCGGTCTCGCGGGCTACTGGCTGCTTGTAGACTTCCCCGACTCCAAGCGCAAGGACTGGAGCTTCCTTGGTGAGCGAGAGCGGGCGTGGATCGTCGCGCGCGTGAACCGTGACCGCGGCGATGCACACATGCCGGCTTTCAACCTCCGGAGATTTCtcagcgccggcgccgactgGCGGATCTGGGCATACGCCATGATCTTCTTCAACACGACGACGGTCTCGTACGCGCTTGCCTACTTCCTTCCAATCATCCTGCAGATCAACATGggcttcgacgtcggcgccgcgcaGTGCCTTGTCGCACCGCC TTATGCTTTTGCTGGCTTTGTCATGTTCGGGACTGCCTGGCTCGGCGACAAGATGAAGTTCCGCGGCCCCGTCATTCTCATCAACATGCTTTTCTGCATCGTCGGCCTGCCCATCATGGGCTTCCACTCGAGCGCGGCGGTGCGCTACTTTGGCGTCTTCCTGACGACGGCAGGCGCCAACTCCAACGTACCTGCCGTCATGGCCTACCAGGCGAATAACATCCGTGGCCAGTGGAAGAGGGCCTTCTGCAGCGCGACCCTGGTCTCGTTCGGTGGTATCGGTGGCATCGCCGGCAGTTTGCTGTTCCGCGAGCAGGACAAGCCTCATTACCGCCCGGGCATGTACGCCTGTATCGCCTGCAGCTTGTTGACCGTCATCCTGGTTTCATTGTTGACCCTCGACGCCTActtcaagaacaagaaggccgaCCGGGGCGAGACGGAGCTCGAGGCTGATGAT GAGGGCGCTCAGAGAGGCTTCCGGTATACCTACTAG
- a CDS encoding Putative protein YTP1: protein MARLSFSTALLPLKSSSLIAVAATILTSLPMALGHEHGVSHIQEGETVSQEPIDTTLWIHIFIMMLAFGVIFPVGMVLGMTKNRWHVPTQVLGSALAILGYFLGHMHRGRQFVAHNVHASFANWLMIIMAAQVGLGIYLRLHLEKGINGRIRRFIKPAHGFLGKASPVLAWTQFLFGGITSLGFCQGDHLGQCLAHFIMGSAFIAYGIILTLLLLVGQLWIRRSGRSQEFFDSIVIAAWGCVNTFTEHRWGTEWVRNDWQHTTMGIIWWCAGLVGIWLSRDRDGNPKRNFIPGFVIGITGWGMSAHPQDLPISAMTHNMFGKTLMGVGITRVIEVAFVVKDATGVSADGRQTNSWQFIPVFLLYASGFLFMGATEEQMALVANSGLDHVSYILILYSFAFLLFLFTMMLIHLFDRNASTDGKVVLENGVPVVNGRPGENRQVRDAEEFELEGLMSDDEDEARKGLKDDTDDDQGLGSPSSPSTIGKNSDRVAR from the exons ATGGCGCGACTTTCGTTTTCTACGGCCTTGTTGCCGCTGAAATCTTCCTCCTTGATCGCCGTCGCTGCAACAATCCTCACATCTCTCCCCATGGCTCTAGGTCACGAACACGGCGTCAGCCACATCCAGGAGGGCGAGACCGTCTCGCAGGAACCCATC GACACGACGTTATGGATACACATCTTCATCATGATGCTGGCCTTCGGCGTCATCTTCCCCGTCGGCATGGTGCTGGGA ATGACCAAGAACCGCTGGCACGTTCCGACTCAAGTCCTCGGGTCCGCCCTCGCCATTCTTGGCTACTTCCTCGGCCATATGCACCGCGGCCGACAATTCGTCGCCCACAACGTCCACGCCTCCTTTGCGAACTGGCTTATGATCATCATGGCCGCCCAGGTCGGCCTGGGTATCTACCTGAGGCTACATCTTGAAAAGGGCATCAACGGCCGCATCCGCCGATTCATCAAGCCCGCCCACGGCTTCCTGGGCAAGGCCTCCCCCGTCCTGGCCTGGACGCAGTTCCTGTTTGGCGGCATTACCTCGTTGGGTTTCTGCCAGGGCGACCACCTGGGCCAGTGCCTGGCGCACTTCATCATGGGCAGCGCCTTCATCGCTTACGGCATCATCCTGACTctgctgctcctcgtcgggcAGCTGTGGATCCGCCGCAGCGGGCGGTCGCAAGAGTTCTTCGACAGCATCGTCATCGCGGCGTGGGGCTGCGTCAACACGTTCACCGAGCACCGGTGGGGCACCGAATGGGTCAGGAACGACTGGCAGCACACGACCATGGGTATCATCTGGTGGTGCGCCGGTCTCGTTGGCATCTGGCTCAGCCGCGACCGCGACGGCAACCCCAAGCGGAACTTCATCCCCGGCTTCGTCATCGGTATCACTGGCTGGGGCATGTCAGCCCACCCGCAGGACCTCCCCATTAGTGCCATGACGCACAACATGTTTGGCAAGACCTTGATGGGAGTCGGCATCACCCGTGTCATCGAGGTGGCTTTtgtcgtcaaggacgccaCGGGCGTCTCGGCCGATGGACGCCAGACGAACAGCTGGCAGTTTATTCCTGTTTTT CTTTTGTACGCGTCTGGTTTCCTCTTCATGGGCGCCACCGAAGAGCAGatggccctcgtcgccaactCTGGCCTCGACCACGTTTCCTACATCCTCATCCTGTACTCGTTCGCATTCCTGCTGTTCCTCTTCACCATGATGCTTATCCACCTCTTTGACCGCAACGCCAGCACGGATGGCAAGGTCGTCCTGGAGAATGGTGTGCCGGTAGTCAACGGGCGTCCCGGCGAGAACCGCCAGGTACGTGATGCCGAGGAGTTCGAACTCGAGGGTCTCatgagcgacgacgaggacgaggcgcgCAAGGGCCTGAAGGACGACACGGACGACGACCAAGGTCTGGGAAGCCCGAGCAGCCCCAGTACGATCGGCAAGAACAGCGACCGAGTGGCGCGGtga
- a CDS encoding Putative metal-dependent hydrolase, composite domain superfamily produces the protein MTRRSIERPTYIYSPAMGGSFRPQYADEPVPPISPTKKITLVIIKTSLLIPGDGEPLEDAALVIKSKLIAWVGPQSDLPSEYTDSPHRSYSVPYLMPGLWDCHAHFGGESPDGNGGKDTYQAFITEHPAASGARLTRGCWLALQRGYTSLRDVAGMGCEVSRAIEDGTIVGPNVYSSGSGLSQLGGHGDVFSLPAGDVLLNLGVSQITAGHFGTATTMIVDGVDECRRAVRLQIRRGAKCIKVMASGGVMSRDDNPLYAQFSPAELETIVEEATRQNRVVAAHVHGKPGIMAALKAGVTTLEHVSFADRECIDLIKEKDVVYIATRVIMDLLLSTDGKGLSPAVWEKAKLCATNHLTAYKMAIESGVRIALGTDTSPGFNMAMELESAVKAGMSNLEAIKAATANGPLSVGGQAPKTGQLKVGYEADVIGLLENPAEDVKVLQKRENIGWVWKGGKIFKGPGVGPWGEDSIWGEEMLATPFLR, from the coding sequence ATGACTCGCCGCTCCATCGAAAGACCGACCTACATCTACTCCCCAGCCATGGGCGGCTCCTTTAGACCCCAATACGCCGATGAACCCGTGCCCCCCATCTCACCGACCAAGAAAATCACTCTCGTGATCATCAAGACCTCCCTTCTTATCCCCGGCGACGGTGAACCCCTTGAAGATGCCGCTCTCGTCATCAAATCGAAGCTCATCGCCTGGGTCGGCCCGCAGTCGGACCTCCCCTCGGAATACACCGACTCCCCTCACAGGTCCTACTCGGTACCCTACCTCATGCCTGGCCTCTGGGACTGCCACGCCCACTTCGGCGGCGAGTCCCCGGACGGCAACGGAGGCAAGGACACGTACCAGGCCTTCATCACCGAGCACCCGGCCGCGTCCGGCGCCCGCCTCACGCGCGGGTGCTGGCTGGCCCTGCAGCGGGGATACACGTCCCTCCGCGACGTGGCCGGCATGGGCTGCGAGGTCTCCCGCGCgatcgaggacggcaccaTCGTGGGACCCAACGTCTACAGCTCCGGCTCAGGCCTGAGCCAGCTTGGCGGCCACGGGGACGTCTTCTCGCTGCCCGCGGGCGACGTCCTGCTCAACCTCGGCGTGTCGCAGATCACGGCGGGTCACTTCGGCACCGCAACGACCATGATcgtggacggcgtcgacgagtgCCGCCGCGCGGTGCGCCTTCAGATCCGGCGCGGCGCCAAGTGCATCAAGGTGATGGCCTCGGGCGGCGTCATGTCCCGCGACGACAACCCGTTATACGCCCAGTTCAGCCCGGCGGAGCTCGAAACCATCGTGGAAGAGGCGACGAGGCAGAACCGCGTCGTCGCAGCGCACGTCCACGGCAAACCCGGGATTATGGCGGCCCTCAAGGCGGGCGTCACGACCCTGGAGCACGTCTCCTTCGCGGACCGCGAGTGTATCGACCtgatcaaggagaaggatgtCGTCTACATAGCCACGCGTGTCATTATGGACCTGCTCCTCAGCACGGATGGCAAGGGGCTCTCCCCCGCGGTGTGGGAGAAGGCCAAACTGTGCGCGACGAACCACCTGACGGCGTACAAGATGGCCATTGAGTCCGGTGTGCGGatcgccctcggcaccgacACGTCGCCCGGGTTCAATATGGCCATGGAGCTGGAGTCGGCCGTCAAGGCGGGCATGAGCAACCTGGAGGCGAtcaaggcggcgacggcgaacGGGCCGCTGAGCGTGGGTGGACAGGCGCCGAAGACGGGGCAGTTGAAGGTCGGGTATGAGGCGGACGTCATTGGGCTGCTGGAGAACCCGGCGGAAGATGTCAAGGTGCTCCAGAAACGCGAGAACATCGGCTGGGTTTGGAAGGGCGGCAAGATCTTCAAGGGACCCGGGGTTGGTCCTTGGGGAGAAGATTCCATCTGGGGGGAGGAGATGCTGGCGACTCCGTTTCTTCGTTGA
- a CDS encoding Putative short-chain dehydrogenase/reductase SDR, NAD(P)-binding domain superfamily, with the protein MSSLKGKVIAITGAASGIGLATAKHIASLGARVSIADVNEELLIAAETELTGLLGAENVLSKIVDVRDRKAVAAWIAETVEKLGPLDGAANVAGVLGRQGNIAKVTEIEDDEWDFVMGVNARGVLNAMRAEIPALGDGGKGKSIVNVSSVAGHYGLEFHGAYTASKHAVVGLTKSAAREFGRNGLRINAICPGAIDTPILRKALETAETGADVFSPLLGRTGEPIEVATAIAFLLGDEASYVTGQAWLVDGGSLP; encoded by the exons ATGAGCAGCTTAAAAGGCAAagtcatcgccatcaccggcGCGGCGTCGGGCATCGGACTTGCGACGGCGAAACACATTGCATCCCTCGGCGCGCGGGTGTCTATAGCGGACGTCAACGAGGAGCTTTTGATCGCTGCTGAGACGGAGCTCACGGGGCTCTTGGGGGCGGAGAACGTGCTCTCCAAGATCGTCGACGTCAGGGACCGCAAGGCCGTCGCAGCGTGGATCGCCGAGacggtcgagaagctcggcccgctcgacggcgcggccaatgtcgccggcgtcctcggaCGGCAGGGAAACATCGCCAAGGTCACAGagatcgaggacgacgagtgGGATTTCGTCATGGGCGTCAACGCGAGGGGCGTCCTCAACGCCATGAGGGCCGAAATCCCCGCGCtcggtgacggcggcaaggggaAGAGCATCGTGAATGTTTCGTCAGTGGCCGGGCATTACGGTCTGGAGTTCCACGGGGCGTACACGGCGAGCAAgcatgccgtcgtcggcctgaCCAAGAGCGCCGCGAGGGAGTTTGGAAGAAACGGGCTGAGGATCAATGCCATTTGCCC CGGCGCGATCGATACACCGATCCTGAGAAAAGCTTTGGAGACTGCGGAGACGGGGGCTGATGTCTTCTCGCCGCTCTTAGGCAGAACTGGAGAGCCTATCGAGGTTGCTACGGCGATTGCTTTCTTGCTTGGGGATGAGGCATCGTATGTAACGGGGCAGGCTTGGTTGGTCGATGGAGGGTCTTTGCCCTAG
- a CDS encoding Putative ammonium transporter, ammonium/urea transporter translates to MSAGLYTLPYNGTEGEADAGYSAGVQDLNVFYESGDLAWIMVCAALVLLMIPGVGFFYSGLARRKSALSLILITMICVGVVGFQWFFWGYTLTFSHTGSAFLGDMSNFGLKDVVAQPSVGSTKLPDILFCLYQGMFAAITPALALGAIADRGRILPAMVFAFVWATIVYDPIAYWTWNGNGWLFTLGSLDFAGGTPVHISSGAAALAYSLMLGKRTGYNSVHGLPYRPHNVTHVVLGTVFLWVGWFGFNGGSALAANIRAVMACFNTNLAAGVGGVTWMLLDYRLEKKWSTIGFCSGAISGLVAITPGAGFVTPWASVIFGIVGGVCCNFGTKLKFVLGIDDGLDVFAVHGIGGIVGNTLTGIFAASYIAALDGALTGEDAIAGGWIEQNYVQLGYQLAGSVAGFAWSFGLTCIILFLMNLIPGLSLRVNIDDEDLGLDDCQLGEFAYDYVEVTRHVSDIVPGSHEGAPGSSAHSSLPEKTV, encoded by the exons ATGTCTGCCGGTCTGTACACACTTCCGTACAATGGTACGGAGGGAGAGGCCGACGCTGGATACTCTGCTGGGGTGCAGGACCTCAACGTCTTCTACGAG TCGGGTGACCTGGCATGGATTATGGTCTGCGCAGCCCTCGTGCTGCTCATGATCCCCGGTGTCGGCTTCTTCTACTCGGGTCTCGCCCGTCGCAAGTCGGCGCTGTCCCTGATATTGATCACAATGATCTGCGTGGGAGTAGTTGGCTTCCAATGGTTCTTCTGGGGTTACACCCTGACCTTCTCACACACCGGCTCCGCCTTCCTCGGTGACATGTCCAACTTTGGTCTcaaggacgtcgtcgcccagcccTCCGTCGGCTCTACCAAGCTCCCCGACATTCTCTTTTGTTTGTACCAGGGCATGTTCGCCGCCATTAC TCCCGCGCTGGCCCTTGGCGCCATTGCTGACCGTGGCCGTATCCTCCCTGCCATGgtcttcgccttcgtctgGGCCACCATCGTCTACGATCCCATTGCTTACTGGACCTGGAATGGTAACGGCTGGCTTTTCACCCTCGGCTCTCTCGACTTCGCCGGAGGCACCCCGGTTCACATCTCCtccggcgctgccgcccttgccTATTCCCTGATGCTCGGCAAGCGCACCGGCTACAACAGCGTTCACGGTCTCCCCTACCGACCCCACAACGTCAcccacgtcgtcctcggaaCCGTCTTCCTCTGGGTCGGCTGGTTCGGCTTCAACGGTGGCtctgccctcgccgccaacatTCGCGCCGTCATGGCCTGCTTCAACACCAACCTTGCCGCGGGAGTCGGTGGTGTCACCTGGATGTTGCTCGACTACCGCCTCGAGAAGAAGTGGTCCACCATCGGCTTCTGCTCCGGTGCCATCTCCGGTTTGGTTGCCATCACACCGGGTGCCGGTTTCGTGACCCCCTGGGCTtccgtcatcttcggcatCGTTGGTGGTGTCTGCTGCAACTTTGGCACCAAGCTCAAGTTCgttctcggcatcgacgacggtCTCGATGTTTTCGCCGTCCACGGCATCGGTGGTATTGTCGGCAACACCCTGACTGGTATCTTTGCTGC CTCCTACATCGCTGCTCTCGACGGTGCCCTCACCGGTGAAGATGCGATTGCTGGCGGCTGGATCGAGCAGAACTACGTCCAGCTCGGCTACCAGCTCGCTGGAtccgtcgccggcttcgccTGGTCTTTCGGCCTGACCTGCATCATTCTCTTCTTGATGAACCTGATTCCCGGCCTCAGCCTCCGCGtcaacatcgacgacgaggacctcggcctcgatgactGCCAGCTCGGGGAGTTCGCCTACGACTACGTCGAGGTCACCCGCCACGTCTCCGACATTGTGCCCGGCAGCCACGAGGGCGCCCCCGGCAGCTCCGCCCACAGCTCCCTCCCCGAGAAGACCGTCTAA